The following nucleotide sequence is from Flavimarina sp. Hel_I_48.
TATTCCAGAGTTTCAGCGGTATCTGGACGAAAACCCAAGTCATTTAAGCTTAAAACAGTACATCAACCTTAAACGCTATTTCCTGGCGATTTTCTATAAAATTGAAAACCGGCCAGATCTTTTCCGCGAAATGCGTGCTACAATAGATACCTCTTTATTGAACACAAAGCAACGCCAACTTTTAAACGCGCCTAAATTTGTTGTGATTGTTCTACGTTTTGTGAAGGGTTTAATATTGAAAAGCGGTAAACGGATTACGAGTTTTGATTAGAATTTTGGGTTGTAATACAAATCCACGTTTGAACCCTTCTGAACGCCATGCTCTCCCACCTTCCTTGCTAAGGGAAGGAGTTTTTAGTTTTGGATAAAAGTTTTGTTCCTACTTAAATTTTAAGTAAGAAACATAAAGCTCCCTTCCTTTAAAAGGAGGGGAAAATTTCCGCTTTGGGGAAAGAGGGGTGGTTGCGAACGCCACTAACTACTTTTATAATCCACATAATCATTATATTCTCTAATATAATCATCTTCATCAAATTCTTCGGAAGCCAATACCAGGCAGATGCCCGCGGAAGAAAAATTCTCCAGTTCGCGCCAGTATCCCGGCGGGATAAGCAGGCCTTCATCGGGACGGTTTAGGGTAAAAGTATTTTTCATTTTACCGTCATCAAGAACCACGTCAAAACTGCCGCTAAGCGGGATCAGAAACTGATAGAGGTTTTTATGGGCATGCCCGCCACGGCTGGCGCCGCTGGGAACATCAAAAAGATAATACACCCGTTTTGAGACAAAAGGGATCACGTCTTTTTCAATAACGGCAAGATTTCCGCGACGGTCTTCGATTTTTGGTATTTTTATTTTGTGAGGTGTCATGAAGCTGAATTTAATAGTTTTTCCCAGGCTTTGCCCACTTCCTGCAAACCATGATCCTGTATACTCGCTTTTGCATAGCGCGCGCAACGTGTTCTAAGTTCGTAATTTTCCGTAAAAAAATTCAGTGCGTTTTTGAGCGCTGCAAAGTCATTTTCGGGCAATAGTATTCCGTTTTTATGCTGCTGAACAATTTCTGCCGGCCCCGTGGGACAGTCCATCGCAACAACGGGCGTACCGCAGGCAAGACTTTCAAGCAATACGCGTGGCGAACCTTCAAACTTGCTGCAAAGTACCGTAAAGAGGGCGTTTTTAAAATATGGAAACGGGTTTTGTTTAAAACCTTCAAAGTGTACAAGTTCGGCAATTTGTAGCTCCGCGGCACGTTTTTGATATTCGGCAAGGTACTTTCCTTCCCCCAAAAGCTTGAGCGCGATCCCCTTTTGTGGAAGATCTGAAGCTGCGTATGTTGCTATAAGTTTATCAAATTGTTTGATATCCAGGCTCATCCTTCCCGCGGCGAGAATATAGTTCTGCTCAAGGTTGCTTTCTTCGTTGGCAAGAAGTTCTATTTCGTCAAAAGCTACCGGATTCTTTATAAAACTAACGTTATTGAGTTTATAATAGGTCTCGATATTTTCTTTTATTCCGTGGGAAACGCAATTGATGTTGAATGCCTGTGAAAACAGCTTTCTTGTTCGAACATCGTTTTTCGGAAAATAATAATTCAGGTGCGAACTTCTGACCATATAAATGACCTTTAGGTCTTTATAAAGAAAATTGGCAAGCAGCCATTCCTTAAAATAATTTTTTCTTAACCGAAAATCCAGTAAAAAATCAACCTCTTTCTGCTCTAGAAACCCTTTAAAATGTGTAAAACGTTTGAGTTTATTGAATACATCGTTTTGCTTGTTTTTTAGCAATCCCAGGTTTACCAACTCGCCCGAAAAGGGATACGCGACCGCATCTGTGATCGTCACGACATACACCTCATGTCCCAGATCTTCCATTATTTTAGACAACAAACCCGCCGAACGTTCTGCGCCACCATTGCTGAGCGCTTCTATAAGAATGGCAATTTTATAGCGGGGTTGTGACATAGTTTTTTATCTTTCGACTTCAAAAATAGGTTAATCATATGAGAATATTGCTGGTAGGGGAGTACAGCAACCTGCACAATTCGCTCAAGGAAGGACTGCAAAAGAACGGGCATGAGGTAATCTTGCTGGGCAGTGGCGATGCGTTTAAAAAATTCCCTGTAGATATCAAT
It contains:
- a CDS encoding glycosyltransferase, with the protein product MSQPRYKIAILIEALSNGGAERSAGLLSKIMEDLGHEVYVVTITDAVAYPFSGELVNLGLLKNKQNDVFNKLKRFTHFKGFLEQKEVDFLLDFRLRKNYFKEWLLANFLYKDLKVIYMVRSSHLNYYFPKNDVRTRKLFSQAFNINCVSHGIKENIETYYKLNNVSFIKNPVAFDEIELLANEESNLEQNYILAAGRMSLDIKQFDKLIATYAASDLPQKGIALKLLGEGKYLAEYQKRAAELQIAELVHFEGFKQNPFPYFKNALFTVLCSKFEGSPRVLLESLACGTPVVAMDCPTGPAEIVQQHKNGILLPENDFAALKNALNFFTENYELRTRCARYAKASIQDHGLQEVGKAWEKLLNSAS
- a CDS encoding sugar 3,4-ketoisomerase, which translates into the protein MTPHKIKIPKIEDRRGNLAVIEKDVIPFVSKRVYYLFDVPSGASRGGHAHKNLYQFLIPLSGSFDVVLDDGKMKNTFTLNRPDEGLLIPPGYWRELENFSSAGICLVLASEEFDEDDYIREYNDYVDYKSS